The Herpetosiphonaceae bacterium genome has a segment encoding these proteins:
- a CDS encoding metallophosphoesterase — protein MLSYRPLLRSALICVLLAATLLAHLAQAETSPHSVPPKQPVAQIYIPFIANLRTTRFAVIGDYGTGSPGEQAVAALVKGWQPDFIATTGDNNYPSGEAATIDANIGAYYHEFIAPYYGTYGPGGTINRFFPTLGNHDWASGAGPYFDYFTLPGNERYYHLTWDSVQLFAIDSDPNEPDGVSSTSAQAMWLQNALATSSACWKIVYMHMPPYSSGAHGSTPWMQWPFQAWGADAVLAGHDHTYERIVRDGLPYFVNGLGGHVAYPFGEPIAGSEVRFNADVGAMLVEADREKIVFSFSTHTGALVDSYRLNKACR, from the coding sequence TTGTTATCGTATCGACCGCTGCTCCGCAGCGCGCTGATCTGTGTGCTCCTGGCAGCCACGCTGCTGGCTCATCTTGCGCAAGCCGAGACGAGCCCGCATAGCGTGCCGCCGAAACAGCCCGTCGCGCAGATCTATATTCCTTTCATCGCCAATCTGCGCACCACGCGCTTTGCGGTGATCGGCGACTACGGCACAGGCAGCCCAGGCGAGCAGGCGGTCGCGGCGCTGGTCAAAGGCTGGCAGCCCGATTTTATCGCGACGACCGGCGATAATAACTATCCGAGCGGCGAGGCCGCGACGATCGACGCCAATATCGGCGCGTACTACCATGAGTTTATCGCGCCCTACTACGGCACCTACGGGCCGGGCGGCACGATCAATCGCTTCTTCCCCACGCTGGGCAACCACGACTGGGCATCCGGCGCGGGGCCGTACTTCGACTATTTTACGCTTCCCGGCAACGAGCGCTACTACCATCTGACCTGGGATTCGGTGCAGCTCTTCGCGATCGACAGCGATCCCAACGAGCCGGATGGCGTCTCGTCAACCTCGGCGCAGGCCATGTGGCTCCAAAACGCGCTGGCGACCTCGTCGGCGTGCTGGAAGATTGTGTATATGCACATGCCGCCGTACTCATCCGGCGCGCACGGCTCGACGCCCTGGATGCAGTGGCCGTTTCAGGCGTGGGGCGCTGATGCGGTGCTGGCCGGACACGATCATACCTACGAGCGAATTGTGCGCGATGGCCTGCCCTATTTCGTCAATGGCCTGGGCGGCCATGTGGCGTATCCGTTCGGCGAGCCGATCGCGGGCAGCGAGGTGCGCTTCAACGCCGATGTCGGCGCGATGCTGGTCGAGGCCGATCGCGAAAAGATCGTCTTCTCGTTCAGCACCCACACAGGCGCGCTCGTCGACAGCTACCGCCTGAATAAAGCTTGTCGCTGA
- a CDS encoding family 1 glycosylhydrolase, translating into MPSLPFGESADDFRWCTGIEDTFIPQTRPHLRALDEYELMGHYERWRDDLRLAQQTGARMIRWGIPWYRVEPQPGSFDWSWTDQVIPYIVDELGLEPIIDLMHYGTPLWMDRSFVDPRYPTAVAAYARAVAERYGSRIRYYTPLNEPIVNALMCGMRGVWPPYLRGERGFLAVGMALAQGIVRTVRAIRAVDPSAVMVHVEAAGLTRAARAELEPLAVEQRRRGFLFYDLITGRVDGSHPLLSWLLTNGVSYTALQQLAEQAIDLDVMGLNFYPQWSTQQIGLNAQGRISYRSIEQDGAGFHELIADYYERYNAPIMITETSAKDGIAIKQRWLDASVTTVRALRQAGVPVIGYTWFPLFTMIDWRYRTGRRSLDDYLIELGLYESAPTTTGLCYVETPLVARFKALTLDPAAAIGELQPAASPAF; encoded by the coding sequence ATGCCTTCCCTGCCCTTTGGCGAATCGGCGGATGATTTCCGCTGGTGTACCGGTATCGAAGATACCTTTATTCCTCAGACACGGCCCCATCTGCGCGCGCTGGACGAGTATGAGCTGATGGGACACTACGAGCGCTGGCGCGACGATCTGCGCCTGGCACAGCAGACCGGGGCGCGCATGATCCGCTGGGGCATTCCCTGGTACCGCGTCGAGCCGCAGCCGGGCTCATTCGACTGGTCATGGACCGATCAGGTTATTCCCTACATCGTCGATGAGCTGGGTCTGGAGCCGATCATCGACCTGATGCACTATGGTACGCCGCTGTGGATGGATCGCTCGTTCGTCGATCCGCGCTATCCCACGGCGGTCGCGGCGTACGCGCGGGCCGTGGCCGAGCGCTACGGCAGCCGCATCCGGTACTACACGCCGCTCAACGAGCCGATCGTCAACGCGCTGATGTGCGGCATGCGCGGAGTCTGGCCGCCCTATCTGCGCGGCGAGCGCGGCTTTCTGGCGGTCGGGATGGCGCTCGCTCAGGGCATCGTGCGCACCGTGCGCGCCATCCGAGCGGTCGATCCGTCTGCGGTGATGGTACATGTCGAGGCGGCGGGCCTGACACGCGCGGCTCGCGCTGAGCTGGAGCCGCTGGCGGTGGAGCAGCGGCGGCGCGGCTTTCTCTTCTACGATCTGATCACGGGTCGCGTCGATGGGTCGCATCCGCTGCTGAGCTGGCTGCTGACCAACGGCGTTAGCTATACCGCGCTTCAGCAGCTTGCCGAGCAGGCGATCGACCTGGATGTAATGGGCCTCAACTTCTATCCGCAGTGGTCCACGCAGCAGATCGGGCTGAACGCGCAGGGCCGCATCAGCTATCGATCGATCGAGCAGGATGGCGCGGGCTTTCACGAGCTGATCGCGGATTATTACGAGCGCTATAACGCGCCGATCATGATCACCGAAACCAGCGCCAAGGACGGAATCGCGATCAAGCAGCGCTGGCTCGACGCCTCGGTGACAACGGTTCGCGCGCTGCGTCAGGCGGGCGTGCCGGTGATCGGCTATACGTGGTTTCCGCTCTTCACGATGATCGACTGGCGCTACCGCACCGGTCGGCGTTCGCTCGACGACTACCTGATCGAGTTGGGATTGTACGAGTCCGCGCCGACGACGACCGGGCTGTGCTACGTCGAAACGCCGCTGGTCGCGCGCTTCAAGGCGCTCACGCTCGATCCGGCTGCGGCGATCGGCGAGCTTCAGCCGGCTGCCAGTCCCGCGTTTTGA
- a CDS encoding NAD(P)/FAD-dependent oxidoreductase encodes MDSFDAVFIGSGHNALIAAAYLARAGWSVLVLERNDRPGGLVRTEELTLPGFKHDVYSSAHPLFATSQAYADLGPELAQYGLNYVNIDVPTGVSMPDGQAAIFPRDMAAIMAEADRLAPGDGAAFQQMIGEFSAYAPQVFSLFSMDLTSPGATRIIRQLMDNPDGPGFSSFAADFLLTGRDVLESRFTSPVFRAMVAPWLMHLGRTPDSANSGFWVPLTLMSVMGGGMATPVGGSEMLARSLVRLIEDKGGTVKVNSAVERITLKNGKAVGVCTEDGTEYGAKRAVIASTNPDQLYLRLLSDAEVAPTIRRQAQNYRYGRGCVQIHLALSEPPRFADERLNRVGLVHLTSGLDGCSQAINEAARGLLPAEPTISLDVPTLLDPSRAPTGQATMRLQMLEIPCRPRGDAAGAIDVGDGTWTDDLKQRFTDRVLEIVGRHAPNVPGAILGCHIISPDNLARFSPNQGPGDPYGGSHDIAQSYLLRPLPSQPSHRSTVPNVYMLGAATWPGHGVNGGSGYIVAQQLLGHAE; translated from the coding sequence ATGGACTCGTTCGACGCGGTCTTTATTGGCAGTGGACATAATGCGCTGATCGCCGCCGCGTATCTCGCGCGTGCCGGTTGGAGCGTGTTGGTGCTGGAGCGCAACGACCGGCCCGGCGGCCTGGTGCGCACCGAGGAGCTGACGCTGCCCGGATTCAAGCACGATGTGTACTCTAGCGCCCATCCGCTCTTCGCAACGTCGCAGGCTTACGCCGATCTCGGCCCTGAGCTGGCGCAGTACGGCCTGAACTACGTCAATATCGACGTGCCGACCGGCGTCTCGATGCCCGATGGTCAGGCGGCGATCTTTCCCCGCGACATGGCGGCGATCATGGCCGAGGCCGATCGGCTGGCTCCCGGCGATGGCGCGGCGTTCCAGCAGATGATCGGCGAGTTCAGCGCGTACGCGCCGCAGGTCTTTAGCCTCTTCTCGATGGATCTGACATCGCCTGGGGCGACCAGGATTATCCGTCAGCTCATGGATAATCCCGATGGCCCCGGCTTCTCGTCCTTCGCCGCCGATTTTCTGCTGACCGGGCGCGATGTGCTCGAGTCGCGCTTCACGTCGCCGGTCTTTCGTGCGATGGTCGCGCCGTGGCTGATGCATCTGGGCCGCACGCCCGACAGCGCGAATAGTGGCTTCTGGGTGCCGCTGACGCTGATGTCGGTGATGGGCGGCGGTATGGCAACGCCGGTCGGCGGCAGCGAGATGCTGGCCCGGTCGCTGGTGCGGCTGATCGAGGACAAGGGCGGCACGGTCAAGGTCAATAGCGCTGTCGAGCGGATCACGCTCAAGAACGGCAAGGCGGTCGGCGTCTGCACGGAGGATGGCACCGAGTACGGCGCGAAGCGCGCGGTTATCGCCTCGACCAATCCCGATCAGCTCTACCTGCGCCTGCTGTCCGATGCCGAGGTCGCGCCGACGATCAGGCGGCAGGCCCAGAACTACCGCTACGGTCGCGGCTGTGTCCAGATTCACCTGGCGCTCTCCGAGCCGCCGCGCTTCGCCGACGAGCGGCTCAACCGCGTTGGCCTGGTCCACCTGACCTCCGGCCTCGACGGCTGCTCTCAGGCGATCAACGAGGCGGCGCGCGGCCTGCTGCCTGCCGAGCCGACGATCTCGCTGGATGTGCCGACGCTGCTCGATCCGTCTCGCGCGCCCACGGGCCAGGCGACGATGCGGCTGCAAATGCTGGAGATCCCCTGCCGCCCACGCGGCGACGCCGCCGGAGCGATTGATGTCGGCGATGGCACCTGGACCGACGACCTGAAGCAGCGCTTTACCGATCGCGTGCTGGAGATCGTCGGGCGACACGCGCCGAACGTGCCGGGCGCGATCCTGGGCTGCCACATCATCAGCCCCGACAATCTGGCGCGCTTCAGCCCCAACCAGGGGCCGGGCGATCCCTACGGCGGCTCCCACGACATCGCGCAGAGCTACCTGCTGCGGCCACTGCCCAGCCAGCCGAGCCATCGCAGCACGGTGCCCAACGTCTATATGCTTGGCGCGGCAACCTGGCCCGGCCACGGCGTGAACGGCGGCTCAGGCTACATCGTGGCGCAGCAGCTATTGGGCCACGCAGAGTAG
- a CDS encoding serine protease, producing the protein MFHKLTALTLLFGALAVTAVPTNAAPNKPDRGNPHSIVSSDGSVPAASDAGVHRARGESFVLPESGTGAAVNSTAKDAPVAPAAVPGQEVGIESVIGTDNRYQIFGTTSYPYSAIVHVTSSIGGCTGWMIGHNTVATAGHCVYGTSGWASNVTVYPGRSGSSLPYGSCSYTTLYTVNGWVSSRSPEYDYGAIKLNCSVGYNTGWFGFRWTSASLTGQPSYISGYPGDKPYGTQWRSNDYVRITETRRLFYANDTYGGHSGSPVWNDEASCSPCGIAIHAYGVGSNGYNGGTRITEPVFNNLLAWRNS; encoded by the coding sequence ATGTTCCACAAGCTGACCGCCCTGACCCTGCTCTTTGGCGCACTGGCCGTTACCGCCGTTCCGACGAACGCCGCGCCGAACAAGCCCGATCGTGGTAATCCTCATAGCATCGTCTCCAGCGACGGCTCTGTCCCTGCTGCAAGCGACGCTGGGGTTCATCGCGCCAGGGGCGAAAGCTTTGTCCTGCCGGAGAGCGGCACGGGTGCTGCCGTCAATAGTACGGCGAAGGACGCGCCGGTTGCCCCGGCGGCGGTTCCAGGCCAGGAAGTCGGTATCGAATCGGTGATTGGTACGGATAACCGCTACCAGATCTTCGGCACGACGAGCTACCCCTACTCGGCGATCGTCCACGTCACGTCGAGCATCGGCGGCTGCACCGGCTGGATGATCGGCCACAACACCGTCGCGACCGCCGGCCACTGTGTGTACGGCACGAGCGGCTGGGCCTCGAACGTCACCGTCTATCCGGGCCGCAGCGGCAGCTCGCTGCCCTACGGAAGCTGCAGCTATACCACGCTCTACACGGTCAACGGTTGGGTTAGCAGCCGCAGCCCTGAGTACGACTACGGCGCGATCAAGCTGAACTGCTCCGTCGGCTACAACACCGGCTGGTTCGGCTTCCGCTGGACATCGGCGAGCCTGACGGGTCAGCCGAGCTACATCTCCGGCTATCCGGGCGACAAGCCGTACGGCACCCAGTGGCGCAGCAACGACTATGTGCGCATCACCGAGACTCGCCGCCTGTTCTACGCCAACGACACCTACGGTGGTCACAGCGGCTCGCCGGTCTGGAATGACGAAGCAAGCTGCTCGCCGTGCGGTATCGCGATCCACGCCTACGGCGTCGGCAGCAACGGCTACAACGGCGGCACGCGCATCACCGAGCCTGTGTTCAATAACCTTCTGGCTTGGCGAAACTCCTAA